AGTTTCAAAATTTGATTGCCCGGTCCATAAAGAATTCCACTTGCCCCCCTATCGAGCTCATGTTCGAAATACCAACTTGTTGGCGATATCGCCACGAAATTCGGAAAACGAAGATTCGCCTTCGAAACGAGATCCTTGCCATCAACCCGTAGGTTACTCGTTTTCTCGATTGGCGTAGTGTCTTCATTCCATTCTGATGGATCAAATGGCGTAATGTAATAGGGTGATGGCATTTAGTCCTCCATTTATGCGTATGGGATCACAAATCCATCAACACCCAAAACGAACCCAAATTTTGGTAGTTCTTGAGAGAAGAATTTCACTGCCTCAGCAGTATTAGTTCTGACTTCGAGACCCCTGACAATGCTCTCGTAATTTCGTGTTATTAATCGATATCGATATAGTTCCCCTGAAAGACCATCTTTATCCCGAAAGTCCACACTTTCGTCGGGCCCAGGTCGCCATGGGTAACCTTCAGTAGTCCACACTCTCCCGGAGCTGTCATGTTTAGCCTCAATAAGTCTACAAGTTGTCGGATCTGCTCCATCAACATCCAGATTAAGCATACTTATATCCCTAAGGCGGAAAGAAGCTCCAGTAGCTACCCTTTTGCTTGTACCCATAGTGCCAGGACCCTGAGCAACACGAGCCTCGTAATCGTCCGCTAGTTGATTCCCTCCTGTCGGTGCATTTGGGAATGAATTCCACCAAGCTACAAAGGCAACCGAGTCACAAGGATTTTGCGATGACGGTCGAACTCGCGTTCGTGTCGTTGAGGACGTGAGAATTTGCAGTGCCGTTATGCACAACCCCGCAAGTAGACCTAATATTCCCCAATCGATATCGTCGAGCGGCGAGTTTCCTGAAGGTGTGGGAACGCGGGGAAAGGGTACCGCAGTTGCAGCAATACTTGGATCGCGAAATTTGCTTGCGTCAGTTGCGTCTCGACCAGCTTGAATACCAGCATTCATTGCCGCATATGCCTCTAGGTCAGTGTTTCTTATCCCCTCAACTATGCCCCACGTGAAGAGAAAGGCGAGAATACCGGGAGGGCCTCCTTTGGCTGCTGACGCCAGTAACGCACGTACATCAATATCCGGAGCTATCGGATACGAAGGCGTCGTAGGCCAAGTAGTTGTTTGCAGGCCTAATGCATCTGTCCAATTCACGGGATTATTTTCGACATAGCTATAGCCGTTGAGGCTCATGGGTACATTAGGAACTCCTTCAAGCGGATCCAGACTGGACCACGTTGCAGGACTGGATGAATAGTATCGCGCGCGATGGTACTGCAAGCCAATCTCATCTCTCATCTCGCCGGTGAAGCGGAAGGGTTGCGAGAACGTTCCGTCTACGTCCGATGGCACACCGTATGGTTGATACGCGCCCGATACGTTCACGTTCAAGGTCGGCGAGACTTCGCTCCGCACGCTCCCAAGCCCGTCCTGCAAAAGATGCGTCCAAGCGATTTCCAACCCACCGATTTCCGCATGGACCCCACGCGGACCATGAACGTAACTCTGAACCGGGTCGATGATGATGCCGCCCGACTTGGTCGCCCGCAGGACCTGCACTAGTCCCGACTGCAGATCGAGCAGATACTTTGTCACGACGCTGCTGACCGTCTGCGAGACGCGATTGCCAAGACCATCGTATGTGTACGACAGTCCGCCCATCGACAGCAGGCGATTGGCGCGATCCCACGTGTAGGCATTCGTCCCATCATTCGTCATGTTGCCGTTGGCGTCGTAGGCAAAGCCGCTGCTGCTGATCTGGTTTAGCTTGTTGAACGTCCGCGCTGTCCCATTATTATCAGTCAAATTCCCTGCGACGTCGTATTCGTAGGCGAACGTCTCTACCGGCGTCGAGGCGGTATTCTCCCCCGGATAATAGTCCGCATCCAGCACGCGCGAGGCGGCATCGTACGTATAGCGGATCGTCTGGAGCGTGTATTCGGCGTCGACCGAGAGACTTCCGAAGGTGAGCTTGTTGCCCGTCGAAGCAGGACCGTGATCCGGGCGATTGATGACTTCGATCACGAATGGGCCGTCATTTTGAAGCGGGATCACAACATTGCGTTTGGCGACGGTCGGTTCGTAACAATCGATCGTCTCCCAAAGTGACCCGCCGATATAGATGTCGAACCGCCCGTGATCGGGTCCTTTGCCAAAAGACAAGGTGACTGCTTCATTTCCGGCGAAGGCGAGCCGGAACGATGCGTAAGGTTCTGTCGTCTGGCGAGACTCGCCTGCAAGCGTCCAAGTTCCTAAGTAGTGTATGGCTTCATTATCATACTCGTACTCGGTCGTGCCGCTGCCGGGGTGCCGCTGCGTTTCGAACGCTTGGGTGCGGTTGCCGCGTGCGTCCACCTCGTAGGAAAACTGCGCGAACGTGCGCGGTCCGGCGACGTGCCGTAGCAGGCGGAGTCGTCCCCCGGCGTCGTAGCGGTACAGTGAGCGCAGGCCATTGGCACGCTGAGTCAGGGTGTGGCGTCCGATTGCGTCGTAGCTGAACTGCGTCGTCGCGTTGTTCCATGCGGTCAGTGTCCGCATCTGCCCGCGCGCGTCGTAGCTGTAGGTCACGTCATTGCTGTTGGGCAGCGACACCAGCGTACGCTGGCCGCCGAGTTCATATGCATATGTGACTATTTCATCGCTGTCATTGTCGCCGTCCGTATCGACTTCGACTTTGATCAATCGGCGTGCGAGATCGTACAAGTACAGCGTTTCGCGCTGCTTGACGGCTGAAACCGTTTCGGTCATGCGTGTGCGACTGCTGCGTGTGTCGTGGGCAAACGCCACATCTGGGGTGTCCGAGTCGGTATAGACAATGGTGAGTGGACGGCTCATGCGGTCGAACCGGCGTGTGGTCTGCGTGCCGTCGGGCTGTCGGGTTTTCGATTCCGACTCGCCAGTGACGTTATTCGGCCCTTCTGGGTCCGAGTATTCGACCTGCATAATCATATTTTCGTCGTTGTTGGCGCCATCACTGACCTGATTGCCTGCACTATATTCCCAACGGGCGTTGGTTGTGCTCCAGAACCAGTTTGCAGGATCGACGGGGTTGGTCGTATCCGGCTGCGCCGTGTAGCTCAATACACGCTTGGTCCGACGGCCGAGCTTATCGTAGCAATAGGCGTTATCGACCCCAGCAGGCGTCCGCATCCGGATCATGCGTCCGGCGAGGTCGTAGATCGTCTGGACGATCAGATTGCGGTCGCGGTTTGTGCCGAACGTGATCGCGTCGCCGACGGCCGTCTCCCAACGATTTTGGTTGGCGTCCCATACCCATGTAGCCGGATCGGTGGTTCCTTGCGCAAGGTAGGCTTGCACAACGAGGCTACGCCGTCCGACTCCATCGTAGCGGAATTGCGTTGTCACATCGGCAAGACTATCCTCGACCGCGACACCGATCTCGGTCGTCGATCTGATTTGACCGTCGAGACCGTATGAGGTTTGCGTCGTTGCGCCTGCGGGCGACGCCATCTCGATCTGGCGACCTAGTCCGTCGTAGGCAAAGATCGTGATCAAATTCTGATCGTTGTCGATACCATGTACAGCAGGATCGAATTCATAGTGGCATTGTGAATCGCGCTCATCAGGCGACGGATCACCCGCCATTGCGATCCAATTCGCAATCCGGCGCAGCGTCCGTCCAGCCTTGTCATAGCAGGTATAGCTGGTCGTTTCAAGACCTGTATCCGCTGCTTGCGTCACGGTGCGCTGACGCCCCGCGCGGTCGTAGAAATACCGCGTCGCCGTGCCGCGGGGGTCGCGCGTGAGAACGACGCGCCCCGCTTTATCGTACTCACTGTCGCTGATCAGGTTCTGATCGTTGAGCGATCCATTATGGTTGATCGCGTTGCCCTCGCCATCTTCCCACCGGATATTGGCCTCACTCCATATCCAGTTCTTAGGCAGCGTCGTTCCCTGTTCGACGTAGTTGGAAATAGTTCGCGTTTGGCGACCGAGCGCGTCGTACACCCGGAATGTCACATTGCCGCCGACATCGCGTGTGCTCACGACACGTCCCAAGAGATCGAACTCTTCAACCGTCGAGATGATATTCTGATCGTTGGCCGTTCCATGCTGAACAGGCTGGTCATCCGCCATCTTCCACGTACTGCGGCCCGAATCCCAAGACCACGCGTCCGGAACTTTGTCCGCAAGCGCCGGGTTAAAATTCGAAATCGTCTTGACGACGCGCCCCGCATCGTCGTATACCTGCCGTGTCATAAGGCCGCGAATGTCCTGTGTCTGCTGGACACGGGATTGGATGTCGTACTCATTCGCAGCGATAATATTCTCGTCGTTCTCACCATGCGAGACCGGTGTTGTACTGGCATCGGTGATACACCATCCAAAGCCGCTCCCGGTCGTTTTCCAGGTCCACGCGGCCGCCGATGAAGGCGTCTCGGCATCGGCGCAGTTCTGAACTGTCTTGAGCACTTTCCCGAACGCATCGAAGACGGTCAGATTGCGCGTTCCGTCAGGATTCCGCGTGAAGTCGACGCGACCGTTCGTATCATAATGCGTTTCGGTGATTAAATTCGTGTCATTGTTGATGCCATGTGAAACTGGCGTCGTACCGGATGAATCGGTGTACCAAGCTCCGTCATCCCATGTCCATTCGCTAACTGTCCCTTGTGCGGCGTAATTCGCGATGGACTTTACCTGGCGGCCTAAGCCGTCGTAGACAATGCGCGTGAGTCGTCCCAAGATGTCGCGACTGGATTCTACCCGTCCGTCCGAGTCATACATTGTTTCGGAGATTATGTTTACGTCGTTGTGCGCGCCGTGATCAACAGGGGCGACGCTTGCTCCAGTCGTCGGAAATGCCCAGTAGCCGGGATCCATCTCTGTAGGCGGAATCCAGCGCCAACCGGCAGGATCGACTTCGAGGTTGTTGTAAACCTGCGGCACATAATTTCGGATCGTGTATACAACGCGCCCAATATCGTCGTAGACCGTCCGGTCGAGGAACCCGGCTGCATCAACGGTCGCTTCGACGCGGCCAACGAGATCGTATACGGTTCTCGTGATGATATCTTCATCTACGGCATCGCTGGCATCGTATGCTGCCAACGCATGATCTTCGGAGAACACATACCCCGGATCACTTGCCGAGTTAATGACTTTAATGACACGATTCATGGGGTCATACCCATTCATCGTTATACGGCGAACGTCTGTGAAATCGGGATTCTCATCATTGATGACGATGTTGCTCGCCGCGTCATATACTTGGGTCGAAATCAGATCCATATCTGGAGCCGCACTCAAGGTATTTCCAGTTCCTGGGTAGAGTGCCAGTGGGATGTCCGTCATGCTTGCGTCGTAGTCAGGGTAACTGGCGCTTCGAACCGTTTTTATCAGCCGGTCTGCAAGATCGTAACCGTAAAGTGTCGTATTCCCTGCAACATCGCGCTGCAACCGCACCAATCCGCGTGGGCTATATATGGTCTGAGAAATGATATTTTCGTCGTTGCTCGTGCTAGAGCCGTGCGAAATCGTCGTCCCTGCTCCGTAGTCGTCTTTCCACTCATTCCCATTCCATTTCCAGGTCGCAGGAAAATCATAAGCGCCACCGTTCACATAATTGGCAACCGTCAAGACGACACGATCAAGCTCGTCGTACACGGTATAGGATGTCTTCGCGAAATTGGCGGGCGGCGTGGGATCATTAGCGCCCGCATTCGTCGTCGTGGCAATCCGACGATTGAGTTCATCGTATTCGTGTGTCGTAACGATGTTTCTGTCCGGGTTACTGGAGTTATAGAGGGCTATCGCGCTCGCGGCGTCCGTCGGCGGGTTCCCGCTCGACAAGTGATAGTTTTGAATGCCTGCGACAAGGTTGCCTGCGAGGTCGTAAATCGTATAGGACACGTTGCAGTCACCGGTTGGCTCTCGCGTGACACGCGTTTCCGTCGCTCTTCCTGAAAGATCATAACTGTAAATGGTTTTACAGCTTTGCGATGTTCCGTCAATGTCGATTGGTTCGAGTGTCTTCAACAAACCACGACGATCAGCGGATACGTCGTAAGACCGAATCGTTTTTTGAGCAAGCGAAGCGAAGTCATTGTTTACGGTAGATTCTTCAACGGTGCGCCAGATACAGTCGTAACGGAAATCGCGCCAATTCTGCAAGCTGTCGAATTCAATAACATGAACCGTATCGACGACGAATTCGGCTGCCCCATCATACGCGAGGAACTGGAGTTTTTGCCCCGACGCCGCCGTTTCTGTAACGATTCTGCGTAATGTCAGCCATCCTCCGGCCTGTTCCGCCAAGGTGGTTACGTCCAAGACTCCAGAAGTGGTGAAACGCATCTGTACTTGGCCGGTGACAGGGTAAACCCGTGCAAAAATCAGATACTTCTTTTCATCGGACAGAGTAATTGTCGCTGCGCTCTGTATGCCAGCTGCCGCGTTACTCGTTTTCACATATCGGGATTTCTTACCGGCATCCGTCGTCGCAACTCGCAAGACAGTCGGATCTGGTGTGCCGAATACACCCCAACTCACATCGAGTCCGGTGATCGCCCGCTCAAAGAACGCGTCGTCGATCTTTTCGACGGCCTCGTCTTCTATCACTGAGGCGTGGTAGATTTCAAAGCTGCCGCCGCTGACATTGTCGACAGAGACTCTTAGTTGCGAAGTCGTGGTTGACGATGCGTTTGAAGTGAATGTAACTTCCGTCCAGGTCGATCCCACATTTTGTGCGGGAGAAAGTGTGCCGACACTATCGACAGAAAGGACGATGTCTACGGTTCCGGTTACCGACCGAACAATAGCCTTGATGACATAGCTTTTCCCGTTTGTAATGCTGAATGTCTTACTCTGGATGCCTGACGTGGCATTGACCGTCGTCACTCGCCGATGATATCCGTGCCCGACCTTGTCCCAGATCACATTAGATGTGACGCTTCCTGAGTTAACGCTCGTCCAGGCATTTGTCGCGTCCTTGTCGTCAACGCGTATGGCCGTCGGGCTTATGCCAAGACCGTTAAGCACGAGCGTTGGCTGGCGAAGTCGGTCGTCGTAGAAGATTTGTGTTTCTGCGCCTAAGGCGTTGGTGACGGCTTGGAGCCTGCCGCCCTCAGCAGCGTCACCTTCACCATCGTCCTCAAGTTCCTCGTATATGAAGCCAGTCGTTGCGCCGACCGCGTTAGTTACACTATCGAGCAGTTCTCCGCTTTCCTTCCAGCCAATTCGTGTCGCGTTCCCGTTAGCGTCTGTTTGCTGCGACGGGCGAAACACAATCCCTATATCACACACGCCGGTTCCTGGCACATCACCAGTAAATCCTTCATAGCTCGTTCCAGCAAGAATACCGCGTTCAAACGTGTGAGCTTTGGTCAAGCCGAAGATCGTCTCGAGCGTTTGATCGCTGTTTGTGCCTGCGTGGAATTGAAGTTCGGTTGTCAGCAAGGCATCAGAGCTTCCATCAATCATTCCGCGATCTTGATCTATGCCGACTATGACACCAGCATCGAGCGTATAAGAAACTTTCTCAAGGATATTCACTTGATTTGACAAGGATGGGATCGGCGGTGATTTGCGCTGCTTGAAATAATTCAGTGGATTCGGCGTTCCGGTCTCACCCAAAGCGCTCCCATAATATTCATACGTCCATTCATTTCCGTTTACATCAGTAACTGTACCTAAAAGCGGCTTCGCGTTGATGCCGATGGAAGTACCGTTTATCATCTCTGGCACATAATCGAAATCTACAGCAGAAACTAAGGTGCCGTTACGATACGCCTCGACCCGTTCGAGTGGACGCTCGGCGAAGCCTGTGCTCGGATAAATAAAGTTTAGCGCGCAACCGAATTCGTCAGTGATGGATTCAAGACGCACAGTGTTGGCGACGGCGACATAGGCGTAAGCCCATTTTTCCCCACTTGGAAATACTCGTTCAGTCAAGAAACACGTCTCAGCCGTGGAAAAATAGGAGAAGATATATTTAGCGCGATCTGACGTTTTGATCTTGATTTGAGAAATGGTACCACCCGCGTAAACGACTCTGGCCTTCGAATTCGAGCCAGCTGTCGCAAGGTAGTGATGAATATCCGCGCTCGTCTGGTGATCATAATAGAGGACAATTTGCCCGCCCTCAGGTAGTCGTGCAGAAATCTCGGATTGTGGTGGGTCTGTTTGACTGGGCGGGTCTACATAGAAGTTATGATTGTGATTCCAGCCAATCCCCATCGGCCTTCGTTTTTCAGTAAAATCCGGATCATCCAGTAAATCCTGCCGATAGCTGCGTTCAAATCGCAGCGTTTCTTTGGCAGTATTTAAGTTCAAATCGGTTTCTTGAAGCCGTTTTTCACCTAAGCGAAGGCTGATGGGGTTACCCGTTATTGAACTATCATTGGTGGCATAGCAGATTGGGCATTCAGCCATACCTTGGTGCAAAGCGTCAAGCGACGCATAGAATGGACTGTAATCGACACTAGCCGAGACCGAATCACCGCTACCTGGACCAACTCCGTTTGGTCCAGTCGGATCACCCCACCAACAAAGTCTTGCATTCATGTGAGTGGAACCGTCGACCTGTACGACGGTACCCTCTGCAGAACCAACAACATTATCGTGAATCGAACAATTCTGGACTATTGAAACCTGAGTAACATTTGTTCGCTTGATTGCAGCCGCGATTTCCGCTTCATTCTCCGTGAATTCACTGGCGGTGACCACCATGTTGATGCCTTGATTGTAGATCGCGCCACCATCATTTGCGGCATTCTTACTGAATAGGCATTCGCCGATAGCGAGAATCGAAGTACCTCCAACTGCCTGTATTGCACCGCCGTTATCCGTAGCAGAGTTGTCTTCGAATACAGTGTTGAAGCATCCCGCTGTATTTACATTAATAATACGAATTGCTCCTCCAGTTTTGGCGTGATTCGCCTCAAATGTTGAATCGCGAACCACAATTCTCCCTTTATTTCCGCCTTGAGAATAGAATCCTACGATACTAATCGCGCCGCCATATGCCTGGCCAGCACCGGTCGATGTTGCGGAGTTCGAATCAAATATGCAGTCCTGAATAGTCAAAATGGTCTCTATGCCACTTTCCGAAGTCTGGGTAACTGCTATGGCCCCCCCGTCGATTTCTGAACTCGTCGTCTCAAGCTTTCCATTACGAAGCGTCAGGTTATTGAGCGTCAATTGCGCGTTCTGTAATTCGAAAAATCTAAAATTCGATGCGCCCGAGTTGCGAACGATAGCTGCATTATTGCCAAAGACTATGAGCTTACGACCGCCAGTAATCAGCGGGAAAGCACTTAATCCGCTGTATGCAGCAGAAATCTCATATGTACCCGGCGCAAGCGAAATCTCCGTGGTCGTTGGGCTATTGATTGCATCGATAATTTGTTGAACTGACGATGCATATACTCTCATTGCGGGACCTCATTGTGAAAGCATAAATTGCGGCAAGGCCTGAGTAAACTCAGTTTCAACTGATTTGGTAGTGCTGTGGTTAGCAGTTTTTATTGAGCGACCAAGATGATCTTGTTCACTACCTGATATGGCTGCAAATTGTTATGTGCCTCGCCGCCGCCTGTGTTTTGATTGGTTGCGGTTTGATTTTGGACTGCTAAATCCACTGAACTTGTAAGACGAGTCGCGTTGGTCGTGTCGTTGTTCTGTACAGCAACAAAGTAAGATCCGAAATTCGATCCTGGTTCGCGGACCGCAATACTGTGTTGATGAGGATTAGGCGATATTGTGTGAGTGTGCGCGTTCTGAACGTGCGCGTGAGCAGGCATTTCTTGGACAATTAACGTGTGTTTTTCGGAGCCGCTCGTGTTGCCGAGGGCATCGTTGCCAGCGATACGCCCGGCGTTTCCTTGTGAAGTCCCCATGTTATCCGGGCCGATGCTCACTCGACCGCGCAAGTCAGGGATATTGAACGTGGTTGATCCATCGCCCGTTCCATAGGTCGCGCCGATTATGGTAAACAGATCAGCATAAGTCGTGCGGGAAATGGGGCGTCCATCGCAGAGCAGCCATTCCCCGCTGGCATCGGAAAGATCATTCGCTCCAGCCCAGTCCACGATGATTCCAAGCGGGAGTAAGCCACCTAATGGGTCTGCCCACGC
Above is a window of Candidatus Flexicrinis proximus DNA encoding:
- a CDS encoding RHS repeat-associated core domain-containing protein — protein: MRVYASSVQQIIDAINSPTTTEISLAPGTYEISAAYSGLSAFPLITGGRKLIVFGNNAAIVRNSGASNFRFFELQNAQLTLNNLTLRNGKLETTSSEIDGGAIAVTQTSESGIETILTIQDCIFDSNSATSTGAGQAYGGAISIVGFYSQGGNKGRIVVRDSTFEANHAKTGGAIRIINVNTAGCFNTVFEDNSATDNGGAIQAVGGTSILAIGECLFSKNAANDGGAIYNQGINMVVTASEFTENEAEIAAAIKRTNVTQVSIVQNCSIHDNVVGSAEGTVVQVDGSTHMNARLCWWGDPTGPNGVGPGSGDSVSASVDYSPFYASLDALHQGMAECPICYATNDSSITGNPISLRLGEKRLQETDLNLNTAKETLRFERSYRQDLLDDPDFTEKRRPMGIGWNHNHNFYVDPPSQTDPPQSEISARLPEGGQIVLYYDHQTSADIHHYLATAGSNSKARVVYAGGTISQIKIKTSDRAKYIFSYFSTAETCFLTERVFPSGEKWAYAYVAVANTVRLESITDEFGCALNFIYPSTGFAERPLERVEAYRNGTLVSAVDFDYVPEMINGTSIGINAKPLLGTVTDVNGNEWTYEYYGSALGETGTPNPLNYFKQRKSPPIPSLSNQVNILEKVSYTLDAGVIVGIDQDRGMIDGSSDALLTTELQFHAGTNSDQTLETIFGLTKAHTFERGILAGTSYEGFTGDVPGTGVCDIGIVFRPSQQTDANGNATRIGWKESGELLDSVTNAVGATTGFIYEELEDDGEGDAAEGGRLQAVTNALGAETQIFYDDRLRQPTLVLNGLGISPTAIRVDDKDATNAWTSVNSGSVTSNVIWDKVGHGYHRRVTTVNATSGIQSKTFSITNGKSYVIKAIVRSVTGTVDIVLSVDSVGTLSPAQNVGSTWTEVTFTSNASSTTTSQLRVSVDNVSGGSFEIYHASVIEDEAVEKIDDAFFERAITGLDVSWGVFGTPDPTVLRVATTDAGKKSRYVKTSNAAAGIQSAATITLSDEKKYLIFARVYPVTGQVQMRFTTSGVLDVTTLAEQAGGWLTLRRIVTETAASGQKLQFLAYDGAAEFVVDTVHVIEFDSLQNWRDFRYDCIWRTVEESTVNNDFASLAQKTIRSYDVSADRRGLLKTLEPIDIDGTSQSCKTIYSYDLSGRATETRVTREPTGDCNVSYTIYDLAGNLVAGIQNYHLSSGNPPTDAASAIALYNSSNPDRNIVTTHEYDELNRRIATTTNAGANDPTPPANFAKTSYTVYDELDRVVLTVANYVNGGAYDFPATWKWNGNEWKDDYGAGTTISHGSSTSNDENIISQTIYSPRGLVRLQRDVAGNTTLYGYDLADRLIKTVRSASYPDYDASMTDIPLALYPGTGNTLSAAPDMDLISTQVYDAASNIVINDENPDFTDVRRITMNGYDPMNRVIKVINSASDPGYVFSEDHALAAYDASDAVDEDIITRTVYDLVGRVEATVDAAGFLDRTVYDDIGRVVYTIRNYVPQVYNNLEVDPAGWRWIPPTEMDPGYWAFPTTGASVAPVDHGAHNDVNIISETMYDSDGRVESSRDILGRLTRIVYDGLGRQVKSIANYAAQGTVSEWTWDDGAWYTDSSGTTPVSHGINNDTNLITETHYDTNGRVDFTRNPDGTRNLTVFDAFGKVLKTVQNCADAETPSSAAAWTWKTTGSGFGWCITDASTTPVSHGENDENIIAANEYDIQSRVQQTQDIRGLMTRQVYDDAGRVVKTISNFNPALADKVPDAWSWDSGRSTWKMADDQPVQHGTANDQNIISTVEEFDLLGRVVSTRDVGGNVTFRVYDALGRQTRTISNYVEQGTTLPKNWIWSEANIRWEDGEGNAINHNGSLNDQNLISDSEYDKAGRVVLTRDPRGTATRYFYDRAGRQRTVTQAADTGLETTSYTCYDKAGRTLRRIANWIAMAGDPSPDERDSQCHYEFDPAVHGIDNDQNLITIFAYDGLGRQIEMASPAGATTQTSYGLDGQIRSTTEIGVAVEDSLADVTTQFRYDGVGRRSLVVQAYLAQGTTDPATWVWDANQNRWETAVGDAITFGTNRDRNLIVQTIYDLAGRMIRMRTPAGVDNAYCYDKLGRRTKRVLSYTAQPDTTNPVDPANWFWSTTNARWEYSAGNQVSDGANNDENMIMQVEYSDPEGPNNVTGESESKTRQPDGTQTTRRFDRMSRPLTIVYTDSDTPDVAFAHDTRSSRTRMTETVSAVKQRETLYLYDLARRLIKVEVDTDGDNDSDEIVTYAYELGGQRTLVSLPNSNDVTYSYDARGQMRTLTAWNNATTQFSYDAIGRHTLTQRANGLRSLYRYDAGGRLRLLRHVAGPRTFAQFSYEVDARGNRTQAFETQRHPGSGTTEYEYDNEAIHYLGTWTLAGESRQTTEPYASFRLAFAGNEAVTLSFGKGPDHGRFDIYIGGSLWETIDCYEPTVAKRNVVIPLQNDGPFVIEVINRPDHGPASTGNKLTFGSLSVDAEYTLQTIRYTYDAASRVLDADYYPGENTASTPVETFAYEYDVAGNLTDNNGTARTFNKLNQISSSGFAYDANGNMTNDGTNAYTWDRANRLLSMGGLSYTYDGLGNRVSQTVSSVVTKYLLDLQSGLVQVLRATKSGGIIIDPVQSYVHGPRGVHAEIGGLEIAWTHLLQDGLGSVRSEVSPTLNVNVSGAYQPYGVPSDVDGTFSQPFRFTGEMRDEIGLQYHRARYYSSSPATWSSLDPLEGVPNVPMSLNGYSYVENNPVNWTDALGLQTTTWPTTPSYPIAPDIDVRALLASAAKGGPPGILAFLFTWGIVEGIRNTDLEAYAAMNAGIQAGRDATDASKFRDPSIAATAVPFPRVPTPSGNSPLDDIDWGILGLLAGLCITALQILTSSTTRTRVRPSSQNPCDSVAFVAWWNSFPNAPTGGNQLADDYEARVAQGPGTMGTSKRVATGASFRLRDISMLNLDVDGADPTTCRLIEAKHDSSGRVWTTEGYPWRPGPDESVDFRDKDGLSGELYRYRLITRNYESIVRGLEVRTNTAEAVKFFSQELPKFGFVLGVDGFVIPYA